One region of Thunnus thynnus chromosome 14, fThuThy2.1, whole genome shotgun sequence genomic DNA includes:
- the si:dkey-103j14.5 gene encoding isoaspartyl peptidase/L-asparaginase, with translation MTAVIVVHGGAWAIPDHLAKASVDGVKAAACEGFSVLKRGGSALDAVETGVKALEDNAVFNAGHGAALNMEGEVELDAIIMDGKTLASGAVSSVKNIANPVSLARAVMEKTHHSMLTSRGANLFAEGIGVVTVPTDTLVTEYERKEWEKHESYVTGVLEDFNSKWAHDTVGAVAVDCDGNVACATSTGGIRNKMVGRVGDSPIIGSGGYADNLSGAVSCTGHGESILKITLARLILSHIEQGKSVADASQLSLSYMGDRVKGAGGAIVVSPSGQWAATFSTERMAWAAVEQDVLWYGLDQNERFKEQLSQ, from the exons ATGACAGCCGTCATAGTTGTACACGGTGGAGCTTGGGCCATACCGGATCATCTCGCCAAGGCCTCCGTTGATGGTGTGAAGGCTGCAGCATGTGAAGGGTTTTCTGTGCtgaaaagaggaggaagtgcACTGGATGCTGTTGAGACAGGCGTGAAGGCGCTGGAAGACAACGCTGTGTTTAATGCAG GGCATGGAGCAGCACTAAATATGGAGGGGGAAGTGGAGCTGGATGCCATCATCATGGATGGAAAGACACTTGCCAGTGGTGCTGTGTCGTCAGTGAAGAACATTGCCAACCCTGTGTCACTGGCACGGGCAGTGATGGAAAAG ACTCACCACAGCATGCTGACAAGCAGAGGTGCAAACCTGTTTGCAGAGGGCATCGGCGTGGTCACAGTTCCCACTGATACGCTGGTTACCGAGTATGAGAGAAAAGAATGGGAGAAGCATGAGAGTTATGTTACTGGCGTGTTGGAAGATTTCAACTCTAAGTG GGCACATGATACTGTTGGTGCAGTTGCTGTGGATTGTGATGGAAATGTTGCATGTGCTACATCAACTGGAGGGATCCGAAATAAAATGGTCGGCAGAGTAGGAGACTCTCCGATTATCG GCTCTGGAGGATACGCAGACAACTTGAGTGGTGCAGTGTCTTGTACCGGCCATGGAGAGTCCATCCTTAAAATCACACTGGCCAGACTCATTCTTTCACATATTGAACAAG GTAAATCAGTTGCAGATGCTTCACAGTTGTCTCTGAGCTACATGGGAGACCGCGTCAAAGGTGCAGGAGGAGCTATCGTAGTTTCTCCATCAGGGCAGTGGGCAGCCACGTTTTCAACAGAGCGAATGGCTTGGGCAGCTGTGGAACAAGATGTTCTGTGGTATGGATTAGACCAAAATGAAAGATTTAAAGAGCAGCTGTCCCAGTAA